The following proteins are encoded in a genomic region of Micropterus dolomieu isolate WLL.071019.BEF.003 ecotype Adirondacks linkage group LG04, ASM2129224v1, whole genome shotgun sequence:
- the LOC123969431 gene encoding bromodomain-containing protein 4-like isoform X3, producing the protein MGDGLEAGSSHNPPSAPAPLPFNPPPPETWNPSRPKRQTNQLQFLLKEVLKTLWKHHFAWPFQAPVDAIKLGLPDYYKIIKIPMDMGTIKKRLENNYYWNAQECIQDFNTMFTNCYIYNKPGDDIVLMAEALEKVFLHKITEMPQEETEIAVVTKGRRGGRREPALITKSDSGQDSSSPSTTPHTRGFSSPATTPQTRTIPAPQGPPTLTQSLPQAQPLSLPLALPLALPLAQSQPPRVPPTPTSHTPHLGPLFPLSTPDVLAQGMTSVPLPAQTHPGLHPAPMLQSSPALIKQRKSQKRKADTTTPTANDQLSESSPVSAETRPRRESSRPSKQPKKDALQPDSQHHLGGGLETGGTGTQKRQEQLRSCARLVREMLSKKHVAYAWPFYKPVDVKALGLHDYHDIIKHPMDLSTIKKKLDNRQYRDAQEFAADVRLMFSNCYKYNPPDHDVVGMARKLQDVFEMRFAKMPDEPEEPVSVPTPSSALHPAPSTRQAPPPSAVSEDDSSSSSESESSGGDSEQERQQRLAELQEQLKAVHEQLAALSQPQAIKPKKKEREKKEKKKEKHKKKMGAEEPVETPPSVMLQTSKKNKSSKEPIIAKKERKKPGKKEGVKNSRPAVPPQPGPTPLVPSASLEAEDDMDEFGGVSTDKCKPMSYEEKRQLSLDINKLPGDKLGRVVHIIQTREPSLKNSNPDEIEIDFETLKPSTLRELEKYVSSCLKKKKKLSVEKPLETTNVTKMKTGSSSSDSSDSSDSEDSENGLVPKQQKKTSTNKDTKRLHHQSINSGLGPVASQPQIQPQSQPQVVQSKPSFVSPPPITVSVPSLDSSQLLASGFDPLAHFMNPHLTQSNTEPNPTITTAGVSVVSGLLNANTPTVQAHTETHPFLNQHPIIPSPAIHNALPQQPSRPSNRAAPLPPKIPQPPPSSLPSLPPSPSPQLQPSLPLPVPEPVARPRVPSPPSHGILGTLSAQPPQALLEDDEEMTPNSSDIIPLSQVHTLLQSLQARPTPQPLHAHTHSPTQGASQMVPSMHTQAVATSIPALTQRHSSGHAHMRQPFPHPHMSTSQQQKGVALQQKVQQMQQHQQQPSPRSKAEPFSTGCLHESPSPLMMHSPQMPPFHTMGQQSPPQTKKHRSNMVSVKKEKPSLSPVLPPSPFSPAMRQDTHKSDTKHRSDLKSLDGSRPGSRLPDSPAPPCSQQDSKIKQEPKTPIAAKKTQDVKLKNMGSWASLAQRSQSTPASSVRSSSDSFEQFRRAAREKEERERQLKAQAEQARREQEKLRRDDDDTMEHTRRAQEDARRRQEQQSPLAPTPPASTPPTHSPQAPPTQPQAPPPSSTPAQNALDQREMARRREQERRRREAMADTIDINFQSDLMAIFEENLF; encoded by the exons ATGGGAGACGGACTGGAGGCAGGCAGCAGCCATAACCCTCCCTCGGCCCCAGCGCCTCTCCCCTTCAACCCTCCACCCCCTGAAACATGGAACCCCTCCAGACCCAAACGACAGACCAACCAGCTACAg TTCCTGCTTAAAGAGGTGTTGAAGACGTTATGGAAACATCACTTTGCATGGCCCTTCCAAGCTCCTGTAGATGCCATCAAACTCGGTTTGCCT GACTACTATAAGATCATCAAGATCCCTATGGACATGGGCACGATAAAAAAACGTCTGGAGAACAACTATTACTGGAATGCCCAGGAGTGTATCCAAGACTTCAACACAATGTTCACAAACTGCTACATCTACAACAAG ccTGGGGATGATATTGTCCTAATGGCAGAAGCTTTGGAAAAGGTATTTCTCCACAAGATCACAGAGATGCCGCAGGAAGAGACTGAGATTGCTGTTGTCACCAAGGGACGCCGAGGGGGCAGACGGGAGCCAG CTCTGATCACCAAGTCAGATTCAGGCCAAGACTCATCGTCCCCCTCCACCACCCCACACACACGAGGCTTCTCATCCCCTGCAACCACCCCGCAGACCCGTACGATACCCGCCCCTCAAGGCCCTCCCACCCTAACCCAGTCTCTGCCCCAGGCCCAGCCTCTGTCCCTGCCCCTGGCCCTGCCCCTGGCCCTTCCCCTGGCCCAATCTCAACCCCCCCGCGTGCCTCCTACACCCACCTCCCACACACCCCATTTGGGACCTCTGTTCCCCCTCTCAACACCCGACGTCTTGGCCCAGGGCATGACCTCTGTTCCCCTTCCAGCCCAGACACACCCGGGCCTCCATCCTGCCCCGATGCTGCAGAGCTCCCCTGCCCTCATCAAG CAAAGGAAGAGCCAGAAGAGGAAAGCAGACACCACCACACCCACAGCCAACGACCAGCTCAGTGAATCATCGCCTGTCTCTGCTGAGACTCGGCCACGGCGAGAGAGCAGTCGCCCATCTAAGCAACCCAAAAAAGACGCATTGCAGCCTGACTCTCAGCACCACCTGGGAGGCGGTTTGGAGACTGGAGGGACGGGTACACAGAAGCGTCAGGAACAGTTGCGTTCCTGCGCACGCCTCGTCAGAGAGATGCTGTCTAAGAAACATGTAGCATATGCCTGGCCCTTCTACAAGCCTGTTGATGTAAAAGCTCTTGGCCTGCACGACTACCACGACATCATCAAGCACCCCATGGATCTCAGCACCATCAAG AAAAAGCTGGACAACAGACAATACAGAGACGCACAAGAATTTGCAGCGGACGTCCGGTTGATGTTCTCCAACTGTTATAAGTACAATCCCCCAGACCATGATGTGGTTGGCATGGCACGCAAATTACAG GACGTGTTTGAGATGCGTTTTGCCAAAATGCCTGATGAGCCAGAGGAGCCCGTCTCTGTTCCCACCCCATCATCGGCCCTCCACCCTGCCCCCTCCACTCGACAAGCCCCGCCTCCTTCTGCTGTCTCGGAAGACGATAGCTCCAGTTCCTCTGAATCGGAGTCCTCTGGAGGAGACTCAGAACAAGAAAGGCAACAGCGATTGGCTGAGTTACAGGAACAG CTTAAAGCTGTCCATGAACAGCTAGCAGCACTTTCCCAGCCCCAGGCCATCAAGCCcaagaagaaagagagggagaagaaggagaagaagaaagaaaagcacaAGAAGAAGATGGGAGCAGAGGAACCTGTGGAGACACCTCCCTCTGTGATGCTTCAGACTTCTAAGAAAAACAAGAGCAGCAAGGAACCAATCATTGcaaagaaggaaaggaaaaagcCTGG TAAGAAAGAAGGAGTTAAAAATAGCCGCCCAGCTGTGCCCCCGCAGCCTGGGCCAACCCCTCTGGTCCCCTCTGCCTCTCTTGAAGCAGAGGATGACATGG ATGAATTCGGGGGGGTTTCCACCGATAAGTGCAAGCCAATGTCATACGAGGAGAAGCGCCAGCTGAGCCTGGACATCAACAAGTTGCCTGGTGACAAACTGGGCCGTGTCGTGCACATAATCCAAACACGTGAACCTTCGCTGAAAAACTCCAACCCGGATGAGATCGAGATTGACTTTGAGACACTGAAACCCTCCACgctgagagagctggagaagTATGTCTCCAGCTGcctcaagaagaagaaaaagctgTCAG TAGAGAAGCCTCTGGAAACCACAAATGTGACAAAGATGAAGACAGGATCCTCATCTTCAGACAGCAGCGACTCCTCTGATAGTGAAGACTCTGAGAATG GGCTGGTTCccaagcagcagaagaagaccTCGACCAACAAAGACACCAAGAGGCTGCACCACCAGTCCATCAATAGCGGACTGGGTCCAGTCGCTTCCCAGCCTCAGATTCAGCCTCAGAGTCAGCCTCAAGTGGTCCAGTCCAAACCATCATTTGTCTCCCCTCCACCTATAACCGTGTCTGTCCCGTCTCTGGACTCCTCCCAGCTGTTGGCCTCTGGATTTGATCCTCTGGCTCACTTTATGAACCCTCACCTGACGCAGTCGAATACAGAGCCCAATCCAACCATTACTACTGCCGGTGTCTCTGTTGTGTCTGGCCTCCTCAATGCAAACACGCCGACTGTCCAGGCGCACACTGAGACGCACCCTTTCTTAAACCAGCATCCCATCATACCTTCACCAG CGATCCACAATGCTCTTCCCCAGCAACCATCAAGACCTAGCAACAGAGCAGCGCCACTTCCTCCAAAAATCCCACAGCCTCCCCCGTCCTCACTCCCCTCCCTACCTCCATCCCCCTCACCCCAGCTTCAGCCCTCACTTCCACTCCCTGTACCCGAGCCCGTCGCCCGCCCCCGCGTCCCTTCACCCCCATCGCATGGCATCTTGGGTACCCTCTCGGCACAACCTCCCCAAGCCCTCCTAGAGGACGACGAAGAGATGACGCCCAACAGCTCTGACATCATTCCCCTCAGTCAAGTTCACACCTTGTTGCAGTCGCTCCAGGCTCGACCCACCCCGCAGCCGctacatgcgcacacacattcaccgACGCAGGGCGCCTCTCAGATGGTTCCATCGATGCACACGCAGGCTGTGGCAACGTCCATCCCTGCCCTGACACAGAGGCACAGCTCAGGCCATGCGCATATGCGGCAGCCGTTCCCACACCCGCACATGTCAACATCGCAGCAGCAGAAGGGGGTGGCCCTGCAGCAGAAGGTACAACAGATGCAGCAACATCAACAGCAGCCATCACCACGCAGCAAAGCAGAGCCTTTCTCAACAG GTTGTCTGCATGAGAGCCCTTCTCCCCTGATGATGCATTCTCCACAGATGCCTCCGTTCCATACAATGGGACAGCAGTCACCCCCACAGACCAAGAAACAT AGATCCAACATGGTGTCGGTCAAAAAAGAGAAGCCTTCACTGTCGCCAGTTCTGCCCCCCTCGCCCTTCAGCCCGGCCATGCgtcaagacacacacaaatctgaCACCAAACACA GATCAGATCTGAAGTCATTGGATGGTTCTCGCCCTGGTTCCCGCCTCCCAGACTCCCCAGCACCACCCTGCTCCCAGCAAGACAGCAAAATTAAGCAAGAGCCCAAGACTCCTATCGCTGCCAAGAAGACTCAg GATGTGAAGTTAAAGAACATGGGTTCTTGGGCTAGCCTGGCTCAGAGGTCCCAGTCCACGCCAGCCTCCTCTGTGCGCTCCTCCAGCGACAGCTTCGAGCAGTTCAGAAGGGCCGCCAGGGAGAAGGAGGAGCGAGAGAGACAGCTGAAAGCACAGGCTGAACAGGCCAGGAGAGAGCAGGAAAAGCTACG ccGTGATGACGACGACACCATGGAACACACTCGTCGAGCGCAAGAAGATGCCCGCCGTCGCCAGGAGCAACAGTCACCGCTTGCTCCCACACCCCCAGCTTCCACCCCGCCCACTCACTCCCCACAGGCCCCACCCACACAGCCACAAGCCCCACCCCCATCCTCCACACCTGCACAGAATGCTCTCGACCAGAGGGAGATGGCACGCCGCCGCGAGCAGGAGAGGCGCAGGAGAGAGGCG aTGGCTGACACCATTGACATCAACTTCCAGAGCGACCTGATGGCCATTTTCGAAGAGAATCTGTTCtga
- the LOC123969431 gene encoding bromodomain-containing protein 4-like isoform X1, which yields MGDGLEAGSSHNPPSAPAPLPFNPPPPETWNPSRPKRQTNQLQFLLKEVLKTLWKHHFAWPFQAPVDAIKLGLPDYYKIIKIPMDMGTIKKRLENNYYWNAQECIQDFNTMFTNCYIYNKPGDDIVLMAEALEKVFLHKITEMPQEETEIAVVTKGRRGGRREPALITKSDSGQDSSSPSTTPHTRGFSSPATTPQTRTIPAPQGPPTLTQSLPQAQPLSLPLALPLALPLAQSQPPRVPPTPTSHTPHLGPLFPLSTPDVLAQGMTSVPLPAQTHPGLHPAPMLQSSPALIKQRKSQKRKADTTTPTANDQLSESSPVSAETRPRRESSRPSKQPKKDALQPDSQHHLGGGLETGGTGTQKRQEQLRSCARLVREMLSKKHVAYAWPFYKPVDVKALGLHDYHDIIKHPMDLSTIKKKLDNRQYRDAQEFAADVRLMFSNCYKYNPPDHDVVGMARKLQDVFEMRFAKMPDEPEEPVSVPTPSSALHPAPSTRQAPPPSAVSEDDSSSSSESESSGGDSEQERQQRLAELQEQLKAVHEQLAALSQPQAIKPKKKEREKKEKKKEKHKKKMGAEEPVETPPSVMLQTSKKNKSSKEPIIAKKERKKPGKKEGVKNSRPAVPPQPGPTPLVPSASLEAEDDMDEFGGVSTDKCKPMSYEEKRQLSLDINKLPGDKLGRVVHIIQTREPSLKNSNPDEIEIDFETLKPSTLRELEKYVSSCLKKKKKLSVEKPLETTNVTKMKTGSSSSDSSDSSDSEDSENGLVPKQQKKTSTNKDTKRLHHQSINSGLGPVASQPQIQPQSQPQVVQSKPSFVSPPPITVSVPSLDSSQLLASGFDPLAHFMNPHLTQSNTEPNPTITTAGVSVVSGLLNANTPTVQAHTETHPFLNQHPIIPSPAIHNALPQQPSRPSNRAAPLPPKIPQPPPSSLPSLPPSPSPQLQPSLPLPVPEPVARPRVPSPPSHGILGTLSAQPPQALLEDDEEMTPNSSDIIPLSQVHTLLQSLQARPTPQPLHAHTHSPTQGASQMVPSMHTQAVATSIPALTQRHSSGHAHMRQPFPHPHMSTSQQQKGVALQQKVQQMQQHQQQPSPRSKAEPFSTGCLHESPSPLMMHSPQMPPFHTMGQQSPPQTKKHEQRSNMVSVKKEKPSLSPVLPPSPFSPAMRQDTHKSDTKHRSDLKSLDGSRPGSRLPDSPAPPCSQQDSKIKQEPKTPIAAKKTQDVKLKNMGSWASLAQRSQSTPASSVRSSSDSFEQFRRAAREKEERERQLKAQAEQARREQEKLRRDDDDTMEHTRRAQEDARRRQEQQSPLAPTPPASTPPTHSPQAPPTQPQAPPPSSTPAQNALDQREMARRREQERRRREAMADTIDINFQSDLMAIFEENLF from the exons ATGGGAGACGGACTGGAGGCAGGCAGCAGCCATAACCCTCCCTCGGCCCCAGCGCCTCTCCCCTTCAACCCTCCACCCCCTGAAACATGGAACCCCTCCAGACCCAAACGACAGACCAACCAGCTACAg TTCCTGCTTAAAGAGGTGTTGAAGACGTTATGGAAACATCACTTTGCATGGCCCTTCCAAGCTCCTGTAGATGCCATCAAACTCGGTTTGCCT GACTACTATAAGATCATCAAGATCCCTATGGACATGGGCACGATAAAAAAACGTCTGGAGAACAACTATTACTGGAATGCCCAGGAGTGTATCCAAGACTTCAACACAATGTTCACAAACTGCTACATCTACAACAAG ccTGGGGATGATATTGTCCTAATGGCAGAAGCTTTGGAAAAGGTATTTCTCCACAAGATCACAGAGATGCCGCAGGAAGAGACTGAGATTGCTGTTGTCACCAAGGGACGCCGAGGGGGCAGACGGGAGCCAG CTCTGATCACCAAGTCAGATTCAGGCCAAGACTCATCGTCCCCCTCCACCACCCCACACACACGAGGCTTCTCATCCCCTGCAACCACCCCGCAGACCCGTACGATACCCGCCCCTCAAGGCCCTCCCACCCTAACCCAGTCTCTGCCCCAGGCCCAGCCTCTGTCCCTGCCCCTGGCCCTGCCCCTGGCCCTTCCCCTGGCCCAATCTCAACCCCCCCGCGTGCCTCCTACACCCACCTCCCACACACCCCATTTGGGACCTCTGTTCCCCCTCTCAACACCCGACGTCTTGGCCCAGGGCATGACCTCTGTTCCCCTTCCAGCCCAGACACACCCGGGCCTCCATCCTGCCCCGATGCTGCAGAGCTCCCCTGCCCTCATCAAG CAAAGGAAGAGCCAGAAGAGGAAAGCAGACACCACCACACCCACAGCCAACGACCAGCTCAGTGAATCATCGCCTGTCTCTGCTGAGACTCGGCCACGGCGAGAGAGCAGTCGCCCATCTAAGCAACCCAAAAAAGACGCATTGCAGCCTGACTCTCAGCACCACCTGGGAGGCGGTTTGGAGACTGGAGGGACGGGTACACAGAAGCGTCAGGAACAGTTGCGTTCCTGCGCACGCCTCGTCAGAGAGATGCTGTCTAAGAAACATGTAGCATATGCCTGGCCCTTCTACAAGCCTGTTGATGTAAAAGCTCTTGGCCTGCACGACTACCACGACATCATCAAGCACCCCATGGATCTCAGCACCATCAAG AAAAAGCTGGACAACAGACAATACAGAGACGCACAAGAATTTGCAGCGGACGTCCGGTTGATGTTCTCCAACTGTTATAAGTACAATCCCCCAGACCATGATGTGGTTGGCATGGCACGCAAATTACAG GACGTGTTTGAGATGCGTTTTGCCAAAATGCCTGATGAGCCAGAGGAGCCCGTCTCTGTTCCCACCCCATCATCGGCCCTCCACCCTGCCCCCTCCACTCGACAAGCCCCGCCTCCTTCTGCTGTCTCGGAAGACGATAGCTCCAGTTCCTCTGAATCGGAGTCCTCTGGAGGAGACTCAGAACAAGAAAGGCAACAGCGATTGGCTGAGTTACAGGAACAG CTTAAAGCTGTCCATGAACAGCTAGCAGCACTTTCCCAGCCCCAGGCCATCAAGCCcaagaagaaagagagggagaagaaggagaagaagaaagaaaagcacaAGAAGAAGATGGGAGCAGAGGAACCTGTGGAGACACCTCCCTCTGTGATGCTTCAGACTTCTAAGAAAAACAAGAGCAGCAAGGAACCAATCATTGcaaagaaggaaaggaaaaagcCTGG TAAGAAAGAAGGAGTTAAAAATAGCCGCCCAGCTGTGCCCCCGCAGCCTGGGCCAACCCCTCTGGTCCCCTCTGCCTCTCTTGAAGCAGAGGATGACATGG ATGAATTCGGGGGGGTTTCCACCGATAAGTGCAAGCCAATGTCATACGAGGAGAAGCGCCAGCTGAGCCTGGACATCAACAAGTTGCCTGGTGACAAACTGGGCCGTGTCGTGCACATAATCCAAACACGTGAACCTTCGCTGAAAAACTCCAACCCGGATGAGATCGAGATTGACTTTGAGACACTGAAACCCTCCACgctgagagagctggagaagTATGTCTCCAGCTGcctcaagaagaagaaaaagctgTCAG TAGAGAAGCCTCTGGAAACCACAAATGTGACAAAGATGAAGACAGGATCCTCATCTTCAGACAGCAGCGACTCCTCTGATAGTGAAGACTCTGAGAATG GGCTGGTTCccaagcagcagaagaagaccTCGACCAACAAAGACACCAAGAGGCTGCACCACCAGTCCATCAATAGCGGACTGGGTCCAGTCGCTTCCCAGCCTCAGATTCAGCCTCAGAGTCAGCCTCAAGTGGTCCAGTCCAAACCATCATTTGTCTCCCCTCCACCTATAACCGTGTCTGTCCCGTCTCTGGACTCCTCCCAGCTGTTGGCCTCTGGATTTGATCCTCTGGCTCACTTTATGAACCCTCACCTGACGCAGTCGAATACAGAGCCCAATCCAACCATTACTACTGCCGGTGTCTCTGTTGTGTCTGGCCTCCTCAATGCAAACACGCCGACTGTCCAGGCGCACACTGAGACGCACCCTTTCTTAAACCAGCATCCCATCATACCTTCACCAG CGATCCACAATGCTCTTCCCCAGCAACCATCAAGACCTAGCAACAGAGCAGCGCCACTTCCTCCAAAAATCCCACAGCCTCCCCCGTCCTCACTCCCCTCCCTACCTCCATCCCCCTCACCCCAGCTTCAGCCCTCACTTCCACTCCCTGTACCCGAGCCCGTCGCCCGCCCCCGCGTCCCTTCACCCCCATCGCATGGCATCTTGGGTACCCTCTCGGCACAACCTCCCCAAGCCCTCCTAGAGGACGACGAAGAGATGACGCCCAACAGCTCTGACATCATTCCCCTCAGTCAAGTTCACACCTTGTTGCAGTCGCTCCAGGCTCGACCCACCCCGCAGCCGctacatgcgcacacacattcaccgACGCAGGGCGCCTCTCAGATGGTTCCATCGATGCACACGCAGGCTGTGGCAACGTCCATCCCTGCCCTGACACAGAGGCACAGCTCAGGCCATGCGCATATGCGGCAGCCGTTCCCACACCCGCACATGTCAACATCGCAGCAGCAGAAGGGGGTGGCCCTGCAGCAGAAGGTACAACAGATGCAGCAACATCAACAGCAGCCATCACCACGCAGCAAAGCAGAGCCTTTCTCAACAG GTTGTCTGCATGAGAGCCCTTCTCCCCTGATGATGCATTCTCCACAGATGCCTCCGTTCCATACAATGGGACAGCAGTCACCCCCACAGACCAAGAAACAT GAGCAGAGATCCAACATGGTGTCGGTCAAAAAAGAGAAGCCTTCACTGTCGCCAGTTCTGCCCCCCTCGCCCTTCAGCCCGGCCATGCgtcaagacacacacaaatctgaCACCAAACACA GATCAGATCTGAAGTCATTGGATGGTTCTCGCCCTGGTTCCCGCCTCCCAGACTCCCCAGCACCACCCTGCTCCCAGCAAGACAGCAAAATTAAGCAAGAGCCCAAGACTCCTATCGCTGCCAAGAAGACTCAg GATGTGAAGTTAAAGAACATGGGTTCTTGGGCTAGCCTGGCTCAGAGGTCCCAGTCCACGCCAGCCTCCTCTGTGCGCTCCTCCAGCGACAGCTTCGAGCAGTTCAGAAGGGCCGCCAGGGAGAAGGAGGAGCGAGAGAGACAGCTGAAAGCACAGGCTGAACAGGCCAGGAGAGAGCAGGAAAAGCTACG ccGTGATGACGACGACACCATGGAACACACTCGTCGAGCGCAAGAAGATGCCCGCCGTCGCCAGGAGCAACAGTCACCGCTTGCTCCCACACCCCCAGCTTCCACCCCGCCCACTCACTCCCCACAGGCCCCACCCACACAGCCACAAGCCCCACCCCCATCCTCCACACCTGCACAGAATGCTCTCGACCAGAGGGAGATGGCACGCCGCCGCGAGCAGGAGAGGCGCAGGAGAGAGGCG aTGGCTGACACCATTGACATCAACTTCCAGAGCGACCTGATGGCCATTTTCGAAGAGAATCTGTTCtga